The Candidatus Hydrogenedens sp. genome window below encodes:
- a CDS encoding N-acetylmuramoyl-L-alanine amidase has product MLLEVRIRFNRFVVIFTTISCILLVLSFSTYAQTGTIRAELQPGITIVCRPSYQIFLECSISHGKSINQTLSSVLSDPTEVQKYKNLRAVAIPLNRVRTSLYLQIFMLIFNQDNITPEGWRHTVPQGYRLDDNAINLWIIALSGDTTKKVDIMKHPKNSGKKLPLSGGNQIFFPSSIFSPELKEQLTKKARTAEETEQNPLEPMDAIDEDWGDIKTSTNGTVLSKELQYGKDTLGEYATYKLKAGETIYSVIVRFTDYTDHADILKVCEVVKKRNKISNERTVKPGTMIKIPLDMLSDIYLPSGKEERRIADEVKKEVEQIKRTKKTTGTTNTLKGVVVIIDPGHGGRDHGAPRYKEKILEDEINYDIACRLKEYLEQKTQARVYVTLKDESQNYTPSMNKTFTHDTDEYILVTPPHNPQDSVSSAHLRWLLANSIIRKEKKAKIPREKMIFISIHCDATYKSSIRGLMVYIPGANYYRGIEKLPKFGDDVNYSIYKEWQENQPKTYTINERINSEARSRLFAQILIKTAQKNHITVHSNGSAIRNIIRRTKYNAYVPAVLRNTDISTKVLVECANLADPSDLQNVADPKWRQKMAETIAEALSTYFDN; this is encoded by the coding sequence ATGTTGTTAGAAGTAAGAATACGATTTAATAGGTTCGTTGTTATTTTTACCACAATAAGTTGTATTCTGTTGGTTTTATCCTTTTCTACTTATGCTCAAACAGGCACAATACGGGCAGAATTACAACCCGGTATTACAATAGTTTGTAGACCTTCTTACCAGATTTTTCTTGAATGTTCTATATCACATGGCAAATCTATCAATCAAACTTTAAGTTCCGTATTATCAGACCCAACGGAAGTCCAAAAGTATAAAAATCTTCGTGCTGTTGCTATTCCATTAAACAGAGTTCGCACATCATTATACCTCCAGATTTTCATGTTAATATTTAATCAGGACAATATAACCCCAGAAGGCTGGAGACATACAGTTCCACAGGGCTATCGGTTGGATGATAATGCAATTAATTTATGGATAATAGCACTCTCAGGTGATACTACAAAAAAAGTAGATATAATGAAACACCCTAAAAATTCAGGGAAAAAATTACCTTTATCAGGAGGTAATCAAATATTTTTTCCGTCATCTATTTTTAGTCCTGAGTTAAAGGAACAATTAACTAAAAAAGCAAGAACAGCTGAAGAAACAGAACAAAATCCTTTAGAACCGATGGATGCCATTGATGAGGATTGGGGAGATATCAAAACATCCACTAACGGAACTGTTCTTTCAAAAGAACTCCAATATGGCAAGGACACCTTAGGGGAATATGCTACTTACAAATTAAAGGCAGGTGAAACAATATATTCCGTTATTGTCCGATTTACAGATTATACAGATCATGCTGATATATTAAAAGTATGCGAAGTTGTTAAGAAACGGAATAAGATTAGTAATGAACGCACAGTTAAACCCGGCACAATGATTAAAATTCCTTTAGATATGCTTAGTGATATATACCTGCCCAGTGGGAAAGAAGAGCGACGCATCGCAGATGAAGTAAAAAAAGAAGTTGAGCAAATTAAAAGGACGAAAAAAACTACTGGAACCACAAATACTCTCAAAGGGGTGGTCGTTATTATTGACCCGGGACATGGAGGTAGAGACCACGGAGCACCGAGATACAAGGAAAAAATATTGGAAGATGAGATTAATTACGATATTGCTTGTCGTTTGAAGGAATACCTTGAACAAAAGACACAAGCCCGAGTTTATGTTACACTCAAAGATGAAAGCCAAAATTATACACCTTCTATGAATAAAACCTTTACCCACGATACAGATGAATATATTCTGGTAACTCCTCCACATAATCCTCAAGATTCCGTATCATCCGCCCATTTACGATGGCTACTGGCAAATAGCATTATTCGTAAAGAAAAAAAAGCAAAAATTCCACGTGAAAAGATGATTTTCATTAGTATCCATTGCGATGCTACATACAAGTCCTCTATACGAGGATTAATGGTATATATTCCCGGTGCAAACTATTATCGAGGAATTGAAAAACTTCCCAAATTTGGGGATGATGTCAATTATTCTATCTATAAAGAATGGCAAGAAAATCAACCGAAGACATATACAATAAATGAGCGAATTAATTCAGAAGCCCGCTCCAGACTTTTTGCACAAATACTAATTAAAACTGCTCAAAAAAACCATATTACGGTTCATTCAAATGGTTCTGCTATTCGAAATATAATCCGAAGGACAAAATACAATGCTTATGTTCCTGCTGTCCTTCGAAACACCGATATTTCAACAAAAGTTTTGGTTGAATGTGCTAATCTGGCAGACCCTTCTGATTTACAAAATGTAGCCGACCCCAAATGGCGCCAAAAAATGGCAGAAACCATAGCAGAAGCATTGTCTACTTATTTTGATAATTAA
- a CDS encoding sugar phosphate nucleotidyltransferase, whose amino-acid sequence MEKSSQSNTPTTNKKWAVIMAGGIGERFWPLSTSEHPKQLLPLGNNNNILLKDAIERILPIVPQDNIWLATSEELKSIFIPLHLLSEEQIIAEPYRKNTAGCLSYITAHLLAKYGEFAKDITIAVLTADQLIEPMDAFVKAVSRIMDYVAEKNTLGVIGIPPSRPEIGFGYIEAGNILCDDKDIPIYSVKKFHEKPNEQVANEYLKAGTYFWNSGMFFWKVQTFLEEIKKANPVYWDAIIEMSEEIKHNNMDKLYTIFQDLPNISIDYALMEQSKNIVMVKGNFHWDDLGSWTSLERIMPRDENGNVTHGNTVSLRTVNSILYNDNSLPITIVSAGVENLVIAVAHNVILVMDKKEAPNLKEVLGEVEKYRHQKGKN is encoded by the coding sequence ATGGAAAAAAGCAGTCAATCCAATACTCCTACAACAAATAAAAAATGGGCAGTAATTATGGCAGGAGGAATTGGCGAACGATTTTGGCCATTATCTACATCAGAACACCCAAAGCAATTATTACCCTTAGGGAATAATAATAATATTCTGCTAAAAGATGCTATAGAACGAATTCTCCCTATAGTTCCACAAGACAATATCTGGCTGGCAACCTCCGAAGAACTTAAATCTATTTTTATTCCATTACATCTATTATCAGAAGAACAAATTATCGCGGAACCATATCGCAAAAACACAGCAGGTTGTTTGTCTTATATCACGGCTCACCTTCTCGCCAAATACGGGGAATTCGCAAAAGATATTACAATAGCTGTACTTACTGCAGACCAGTTGATAGAACCTATGGACGCTTTTGTAAAAGCAGTTTCCCGCATAATGGATTATGTAGCCGAGAAGAATACACTGGGAGTTATTGGCATTCCTCCCTCCCGACCTGAAATAGGTTTCGGATACATTGAAGCAGGAAATATATTATGTGATGATAAAGATATTCCTATATATTCTGTAAAAAAATTTCATGAAAAGCCCAACGAACAAGTCGCAAATGAGTATCTCAAAGCAGGTACTTATTTCTGGAATAGTGGTATGTTCTTCTGGAAAGTACAGACCTTTCTGGAAGAAATAAAAAAGGCAAATCCCGTTTATTGGGATGCCATTATAGAAATGTCCGAGGAAATAAAGCATAATAATATGGATAAATTATATACTATCTTTCAGGATTTGCCCAATATATCTATTGACTACGCCCTGATGGAACAAAGTAAAAACATCGTGATGGTAAAAGGGAATTTTCACTGGGATGATTTAGGTTCATGGACTTCATTGGAACGAATTATGCCCAGAGATGAAAATGGAAATGTAACTCATGGAAATACTGTTTCACTACGAACAGTCAACTCTATCCTTTATAACGACAATTCTCTTCCTATTACTATTGTATCTGCAGGAGTAGAAAATCTTGTTATAGCTGTAGCCCATAATGTTATATTGGTAATGGACAAAAAAGAAGCCCCAAACTTAAAAGAGGTTCTGGGAGAAGTTGAAAAATATCGTCATCAAAAGGGAAAAAATTAA